A single window of Nicotiana tomentosiformis chromosome 1, ASM39032v3, whole genome shotgun sequence DNA harbors:
- the LOC104092208 gene encoding probable serine/threonine-protein kinase PBL7, with amino-acid sequence MEDNNSGIATSPVGWKGNHSHSHHHLESQSHKIHQHNDILPSTSILLIIIPIIIIILLIAISLLIVMLKRIKSAKDNRISSKSRSVINNSNCMFIAHSTINIHSSPEVKGGCLHGGSSGRMPQPKLRGVQVFTYKELEMSTDKFSEANVIGNGGYGVVYKGILTDGTVAAIKVLQREGKQWERSFRLEVDLMSRLHSPYLVELLGYCADQQHRLLIFDYMPNGSLRQHLHIPHKQSKNSLNWGIRLRIALDCAKALEYLHEDTTPSVIHRDFKCSNVLLDQNFRAKVSDFGLAKIGSDKINGLISTRVLGTTGYLAPEYASTGKLTTKSDVYSYGVVLLELLTGRVPIDTRRPPGEHVLVSWALPRLTNREKVVEMVDPNLEGQYTKKDLIQVAAIAAMCVQTEADYRPLMTDVVQSLIPLVKTYSSACPSNSFRCNQTVSPRS; translated from the exons ATGGAAGATAACAACTCTGGAATTGCAACAAGCCCAGTTGGATGGAAGGGTAACCATAGCCATAGCCATCATCATTTGGAATCACAAAGTCATAAAATCCACCAACATAATGACATTCTCCCTTCTACATCTATTCTCTTGATAATAATTCCCATTATAATTATCATCTTGCTTATTGCAATATCTCTTCTCATTGTAATGCTTAAGCGCATAAAATCTGCCAAAGACAATAGGATTAGTTCAAAAAGCAGAAGTGTTATCAACAACAGCAATTGTATGTTCATTGCTCATAGCACCATTAACATCCATTCCAGTCCAG AAGTAAAGGGTGGATGTCTGCATGGAGGAAGTTCAGGGCGAATGCCACAACCTAAATTGAGAGGAGTTCAAGTATTCACTTACAAAGAGCTGGAGATGTCCACAGACAAATTTAGTGAGGCAAATGTCATTGGGAATGGAGGTTATGGTGTGGTCTACAAAGGAATCCTCACTGATGGGACTGTGGCTGCAATTAAAGTTTTGCAGAGGGAAGGCAAACAATGGGAACGTTCATTTAGATTAGAG GTGGATTTAATGAGTCGCTTACACTCTCCTTACTTGGTTGAACTTCTTGGTTACTGCGCAGACCAACAACACAGGctcctaatttttgactatatgcCCAATGGTTCACTGCGGCAACATCTCcacattccacataaacaatcCAAGAATTCATTAAACTGGGGAATTAGGTTGAGAATAGCCCTTGATTGTGCTAAAGCCTTGGAATACCTGCATGAGGACACAACCCCATCAGTCATCCACAGAGATTTCAAGTGCAGTAATGTTTTACTTGATCAAAATTTTAGAGCTAAGGTCTCTGATTTTGGTTTAGCAAAAATTGGTTCAGACAAAATTAACGGTCTAATCTCAACGCGAGTATTAGGGACCACAGGATATTTGGCCCCAGA GTATGCTTCAACAGGCAAACTTACAACAAAATCAGATGTATACAGCTATGGTGTGGTGCTTCTAGAGCTATTGACAGGCCGTGTACCAATCGATACAAGGCGACCTCCTGGAGAACATGTGCTTGTCTCATGG GCTCTTCCAAGATTGACAAACAGAGAAAAAGTAGTTGAAATGGTAGATCCAAATTTAGAAGGCCAGTACACCAAGAAGGATCTAATACAG GTAGCAGCTATTGCAGCAATGTGTGTGCAAACAGAAGCAGATTATCGTCCATTAATGACGGACGTTGTTCAATCCTTAATACCTCTTGTCAAGACTTATTCTTCTGCATGTCCTTCCAATTCCTTCAGATGCAACCAGACCGTGAGTCCGAGGTCTTAG